A stretch of Methanococcus voltae DNA encodes these proteins:
- a CDS encoding DUF1611 domain-containing protein produces MINEQVKLSHNNKVADGIKLFGFVNIVDIEFDDCKDFSNYNSINYKHNDNVKNNDYTCFIWNKEILDDNELNIWKETISNEIKKGKKIVNMARLQRIETNSELVALAKECDVSIRDTSDPEIYKKVEEYAYEGLNGIKPKVLTIVGTGRQSGKFTACMTLKKELKNKGINLGVLGTEPQSIICGADEMVIPQPIPICNVAPTILGVMKKIEIENNLTENDLMIVSGQTGIFANPLEVGTGRGGSVISIALLVGSNPDYILLASDLLDLDDIKKHISATELLTDKKVIGITLNSKKLFYSQSDEEISLILKNISTELNLPVSDVIGRINLDELVKKIIELTNNNDNTNN; encoded by the coding sequence ATGATAAATGAGCAAGTAAAATTATCACACAATAACAAAGTGGCAGACGGAATAAAATTGTTTGGATTTGTAAATATAGTAGACATAGAATTTGATGATTGTAAGGATTTTAGCAATTATAATTCTATTAACTATAAACATAATGATAATGTTAAAAACAATGATTACACTTGTTTTATTTGGAATAAGGAGATATTGGACGATAATGAATTAAATATTTGGAAAGAAACTATCTCAAACGAAATTAAGAAAGGAAAAAAAATTGTAAACATGGCAAGATTGCAAAGGATTGAGACTAATTCGGAATTAGTTGCACTTGCAAAAGAGTGTGATGTATCTATAAGAGATACTTCTGACCCGGAAATTTATAAAAAAGTTGAAGAATATGCTTACGAAGGTTTGAATGGTATAAAACCTAAAGTTTTAACAATAGTGGGTACTGGAAGGCAATCTGGAAAATTTACAGCTTGCATGACATTAAAAAAAGAATTAAAAAACAAAGGGATTAATTTGGGAGTTTTGGGTACAGAACCGCAATCAATAATTTGTGGTGCTGATGAGATGGTTATACCTCAACCTATACCGATATGCAATGTAGCACCTACGATATTAGGCGTTATGAAAAAAATAGAAATTGAAAATAATCTCACTGAAAACGATTTAATGATAGTTTCAGGTCAAACGGGGATTTTTGCAAATCCTTTGGAAGTAGGGACTGGTAGGGGCGGAAGTGTAATAAGTATTGCGCTCCTTGTAGGCTCAAATCCTGATTATATTTTATTGGCTTCGGATTTATTGGATTTGGATGATATTAAAAAACATATTTCTGCTACAGAACTATTAACGGATAAAAAAGTGATTGGTATTACCTTAAACTCTAAAAAATTGTTTTATTCACAATCTGATGAAGAAATATCATTAATTCTAAAAAATATATCCACCGAATTAAATTTACCGGTATCGGATGTAATTGGAAGAATTAATTTAGATGAACTGGTTAAAAAAATCATAGAATTAACAAATAATAACGATAACACCAATAATTAA
- a CDS encoding carbohydrate kinase family protein, whose amino-acid sequence MIKKGKINVVGHAAIDYIFDLEKFPELNTSVQIPSAKKYYGGAASNVAAQIANMGVSSSLISCVGTDFITSGYEEYLKELGVSLDFVYTSTEEETPKAWIFTDPDANQITYFLWGAAKHYKEVSVPDFDGDIVHLSTGDPEYNIKCAKKAKKLGKLVSFDPGQDLTLYSAENLEEIINYVDFLFMNHHEYGRIMDTINKTPEDMKNKLNYLIITYNKDGSYIYHNGEEIKVPAIMVEAMDPTGAGDSYRAGFLSAYLKGHSLKDCGHIGACVASYVVEKVGCQTNLPKWDKIIDRLSEKLNYDLEKL is encoded by the coding sequence ATTATTAAAAAAGGTAAAATAAATGTTGTTGGACACGCTGCAATTGACTATATTTTTGATTTAGAAAAATTTCCAGAACTAAACACGTCAGTACAAATTCCGAGTGCTAAAAAATATTATGGTGGTGCTGCAAGTAATGTAGCAGCACAAATTGCTAATATGGGCGTTAGTTCATCATTAATATCTTGTGTGGGGACAGATTTTATTACCTCAGGATATGAAGAATATTTAAAAGAATTAGGCGTTTCATTAGACTTTGTATATACATCCACAGAAGAAGAGACTCCGAAAGCTTGGATATTTACCGACCCAGATGCTAATCAAATTACCTATTTCTTATGGGGTGCTGCAAAACACTACAAAGAAGTAAGTGTACCAGATTTTGATGGAGATATTGTACATTTATCAACAGGCGACCCCGAATATAATATAAAATGTGCTAAAAAAGCTAAAAAATTGGGGAAATTAGTTTCTTTCGACCCGGGACAAGATTTAACATTATACAGTGCGGAAAATTTAGAAGAAATAATTAATTATGTAGATTTCTTATTTATGAATCATCACGAATACGGGAGAATAATGGATACAATAAACAAAACTCCGGAAGATATGAAAAACAAGCTAAACTACTTAATTATAACATACAACAAAGATGGTAGTTATATCTACCACAATGGAGAAGAGATAAAAGTACCTGCAATTATGGTCGAAGCTATGGACCCCACAGGTGCTGGAGACAGTTATAGGGCAGGTTTCTTGTCTGCATACTTAAAAGGACATTCTTTAAAAGACTGTGGACATATCGGGGCTTGTGTAGCATCGTATGTTGTTGAAAAAGTAGGCTGTCAAACTAATTTACCTAAATGGGACAAAATAATTGATAGATTATCTGAAAAATTGAATTATGATTTAGAAAAATTATAA
- a CDS encoding methanogenesis marker 7 protein — protein sequence MYQIVRYEGGVYKHNELKEWIEDVGGFIIQEHVMQLDVFMTVAFPEDEIGEFKALSKNYKGKVVETPLAGIEIAVVAPSLSRHHLPHIACDVSEYVRKFGAKPNMIGLSHGAGKSISQIKEKEKRLIEEHDLAIYVMGNFKSCIEDKTHLFEVDIPVIITGGPQSIEVDKTYIGNLGRRSQRLRRGSEIRALDSMIEKITEKIGEKRLELSYDPPIIPPVVLKDEIEKNIADVHGIFAPMPIVTQLDGLRIKLDYDRSHEKIENLKIDNYVLKDIAYISKSLIKNYILVKLKSKSEVMEESNE from the coding sequence ATGTATCAAATTGTTAGGTATGAAGGCGGAGTTTACAAGCATAATGAACTTAAGGAATGGATTGAAGACGTGGGCGGTTTTATAATTCAAGAACACGTTATGCAGTTAGATGTTTTTATGACTGTAGCATTTCCAGAGGATGAAATAGGGGAATTCAAAGCTTTATCAAAAAATTATAAGGGTAAAGTTGTAGAAACACCTTTAGCAGGCATAGAAATTGCAGTGGTAGCGCCAAGTTTATCACGTCATCATTTGCCCCATATAGCTTGCGATGTTTCCGAATATGTGCGTAAATTTGGGGCTAAACCTAATATGATAGGTTTATCACACGGTGCAGGGAAATCAATAAGTCAAATCAAAGAAAAAGAAAAAAGACTAATTGAAGAGCACGACCTTGCCATTTACGTAATGGGAAATTTTAAAAGCTGTATCGAGGATAAAACCCATTTATTTGAGGTAGATATTCCTGTAATCATTACAGGGGGTCCGCAAAGTATTGAAGTCGATAAAACATATATTGGAAATTTAGGACGTAGAAGTCAACGTTTAAGGCGAGGTTCCGAAATTAGGGCATTAGATAGTATGATTGAAAAAATCACTGAAAAAATAGGTGAGAAAAGGCTTGAATTATCCTACGACCCTCCAATAATACCTCCAGTAGTTTTAAAGGACGAAATTGAGAAGAACATTGCAGACGTGCACGGAATATTTGCACCTATGCCCATAGTGACTCAATTAGATGGTTTAAGAATAAAATTAGACTATGACAGGTCTCATGAAAAAATTGAAAATTTAAAAATAGATAATTATGTTTTAAAAGATATTGCATATATCTCTAAATCATTAATTAAAAATTATATACTCGTTAAATTAAAATCAAAGTCTGAAGTAATGGAAGAATCTAATGAATAG
- a CDS encoding ribose-phosphate diphosphokinase, whose translation MIIIPGSKSQKLAKNVSEILDWPLSRTETKSFPDGEKYIRIHSNVENEDAIIIQTQNTQDAIIESILLCQALKEENAKSITLVVPYLAYARQDKKFNKGEPVSIIAFAKIYSQFCDRIITINPHETHIEQFFEIPFIYGNAIPKLAESVKSELNNPVVLSPDKGAIELAKEASNILECEYDYLEKVRYSPTEISIAPKNLDVKGRDVLIVDDIISTGGTMATAISMLKEQGANKVIASCVHPVLINDALNKLYNGGADQVIGTDTYASEVSFVSVDTIVADVLKELY comes from the coding sequence ATGATTATAATTCCTGGTTCAAAATCTCAAAAATTGGCAAAAAACGTTTCAGAAATTTTAGATTGGCCCTTATCAAGAACTGAAACTAAAAGCTTCCCAGATGGCGAAAAATACATAAGAATCCATAGTAATGTGGAAAATGAAGACGCAATTATAATTCAAACACAAAATACACAAGATGCAATAATAGAATCTATTTTGTTATGTCAAGCATTGAAAGAAGAAAATGCTAAGAGCATTACATTAGTTGTTCCGTATTTAGCGTATGCTAGACAAGATAAAAAGTTCAATAAAGGAGAACCCGTAAGCATAATTGCATTTGCTAAGATATACTCACAATTTTGTGATAGAATTATTACAATTAACCCTCACGAAACACATATCGAGCAATTCTTTGAAATACCATTTATATATGGTAATGCAATACCTAAATTGGCGGAATCTGTAAAATCAGAATTAAACAATCCTGTTGTATTATCCCCCGATAAAGGAGCTATAGAATTAGCAAAAGAAGCTTCAAACATTTTAGAATGTGAATATGATTACTTAGAAAAAGTTAGATATTCACCAACTGAAATATCAATTGCACCTAAAAATTTAGATGTAAAAGGTAGGGACGTTTTAATAGTTGATGATATTATTTCTACTGGCGGAACTATGGCTACAGCAATAAGTATGTTAAAAGAACAAGGTGCAAACAAGGTAATTGCTTCCTGTGTCCACCCAGTATTAATTAATGATGCTTTAAACAAATTATACAATGGCGGAGCAGACCAAGTGATTGGAACGGATACTTATGCCTCAGAAGTTAGTTTCGTAAGCGTAGATACCATTGTAGCAGATGTTTTAAAAGAATTATATTAA